In the genome of uncultured Celeribacter sp., the window ATCACCAGCATCCACAGAACCGCCAGAACGAAGGCCTTGTAGAACGGGCCGATGGGGCTTTCGAAATGGAATTTCGCCGTGCCGAAGCGGTGATTGTTGGTGGTGTAGCTGTGCTGCGCGCGGATCACGAAAGGCAGCGTCAGATAGAGGGTGAACAGGGACAGCACCGGATAGAGGATCAGCGTGCGCAACGCGCCCCAATAGCTGCCCTCGAAATCAAAGCGCAGTCCCGACCAGGAGGTCATGCGGGCGCGGAAGCGGTAGGCTTTGTTGATCAGTGTCGGCACGTAAATCAAAACGCCGAGCCAGAGCAAAATCCCCAGCGGCGGCAGAACGGCCGTGACGATCTGCAACACCACGATGGCGGCGATCACGATCAGACGACCGATGAAAATCTGCTTGCCGGTGGCGTGGTAGTCGAAGCGACGGCCCTCGATCTCGGTATGTTGGTGGAAATATTTCAACCGGCGCACCTTGGCCCAGGCCGAATAAATGCCCAATGTGACGATGCTCAAAAGAAGATTGACGATCCACACGCCGAAATACTCGCGCGCGGTCCCGGAAAACACCACCGGGCGATACTCTTGGTCTTGCACTCTCATGTCCCTTATCGTTGAGATGATTTGTCGCGCGTCAAAATCGGATATTGCCCGCGTTTGCAAAGGGAAAATTCCCGGTTCATTTTCCCCCTATGCGGTCCGCGAAGAGCGGCGACGTCACACGCAACCGGGCCAAACCGCCTAAAACAGCCCAAATGCGGTTTTACATCTGGCTTTTTGTCCCGGACCGGGGTAGGCGCAAGCCAACTCATCTTCACCACGGAAACCCCTACCCTATGGATCTTCGCAATATTGCTATCATCGCCCACGTTGACCACGGCAAAACCACGCTCGTGGACGAGCTTCTGAAACAGTCGGGCACTTACCGCGAAAACCAGGCCACCACCGAACGCGCCATGGACTCCAACGATCTGGAGCGTGAGCGCGGCATCACCATTCTGGCGAAAGCCACCTCGGTCGAATGGAAAGGTCATCGCGTCAACATCGTCGACACGCCCGGCCACGCCGACTTTGGCGCGGAAGTCGAACGCATCCTCTCCATGGTGGACGGCGTTGTCCTTTTGGTGGACGCCGCCGAAGG includes:
- a CDS encoding YjgN family protein; this encodes MRVQDQEYRPVVFSGTAREYFGVWIVNLLLSIVTLGIYSAWAKVRRLKYFHQHTEIEGRRFDYHATGKQIFIGRLIVIAAIVVLQIVTAVLPPLGILLWLGVLIYVPTLINKAYRFRARMTSWSGLRFDFEGSYWGALRTLILYPVLSLFTLYLTLPFVIRAQHSYTTNNHRFGTAKFHFESPIGPFYKAFVLAVLWMLVIGGGGLWALGAVELFTALAMETVEPTPGVMIRFGLIYVVALVAIVPMAFIYQAFLRNAVFAGTELEGGHKFRSTISPAGLLWVAFSNAFLVVVSLGLLTPLAHIRMTRYLAANTFVAPNGSLDEFVGGEVQKTSAIGDAYVDIEGIDLGMAI